In the genome of Acidimicrobiales bacterium, the window CGTCGCGCTCTGGGTACCGCGGTGGCCGCTACCGGCTGGTCGGCCGTCGGGGGTGGTCAGCTAAGGTGATCCGTTCTTGGTGGCCGTAGCTCAGGTGGTTAGAGCGCCAGGTTGTGGCCCTGGAGGTCGGGGGTTCAAGTCCCCTCGGTCACCCCACCAGCTCATGCGGGCGTCGCCATCGGGGCGGCGCCCGTCGACGTCATGAGCGCCTCGCCCTCGGCCCGCGCCGGGCCGCCAGCGAGGAGCAGCGTCCGGGCCTGCTGGTAGACGCAGCCGGCCGACGCGAACGCCTCGGCCAGGGGGACGAGGCCGTCGCCACTCCCCTCCCCCGACTCCGACCCCTGCCCCGACACCGACCGCAGCAGCTCCGCCCGGTCGACGATGACGCCGGCGACGGGGTTGCCGGCCGTGATCGACCGGGCCGTCGCCAGGCGTTCGTCCTGGTCGTCGAGCCCGGCCAGCACCGCCGACTCGGCCCACAGGGCGGCGTACCAGTGCCGCCACACCGCGGTGTGCGACCGGTCGAACGACTCCGGCCCGTGCTCCAGCACGGCGACCGCGGCGTCGACCTCGCCCCGGTGCAGCCGCAGGATCGCCTCGAACGTCGGCTCGTACCCTGTCTCCGGCCCCGAGTAGGCGGAATACGCCGACGACCGCATCGCCGTGAAGACCTCCAGCCACTCCGCCCGCGCCTCGTCGTCGCCCCGCAGGCCGAACGTCATCGCCGCAGCCGCCGGAGCGACGGCGAACCCGTGGAGCCGCCGCCGCCCGACCCGCTCCCAGCCGATCCGGAACTGCTCGGCCAGCTTCACCACCTCGTCGAGCTCGCCCGCCAGCGCCGAGCGCACCATGAGCCAGTTGACCAGGAGGTGGTCCTCGCCCCGGTGGAACAGCAGGTCGCGCCGGCGCTCGGCGTAGCGACGGGCGGTGGCCAGGTCGCCGGCGCCGATGCTGGTCATCGTGGCCATGTGCAGGGCGTCGGTCAGCTCGAAGGCCAGGTCGACCCTCGCCGGCTGGCCGGCCAGGTACTCGAGCCGGCGCCGGGTGGTGGCGGCACCCTCCAGCACCTGTCCGTGCGCCAGGTGGATGACGGTGAGGTAGTCGAGGGCAGCGCTCTCCATGCGCTGGTCGTCGACCTGCCCGGCCAGCTCCAGGGCTCGCTCGCCCTCGGCCACGCTCGACGAGCGCGGTGCACAGCCACCTACCTCCACGGTGAGGACGGCGGCCGCCACCCGAGGGTCGTTGCCGGCGACGGTCCGGGCCTGGGCGAGCAGCTCCGCCACCTCTTCCGTTGGCGGCAGCTCCGACAGCAGGCCCGGCGACCGGCTGAGCAGCTCGGCCGCCCGGGTGAGCCAGAGCGCCGCGGCGACGTGGTCGTCGGCTCGGCGGGCGGCGTCGGCGGCAGCCCGGAACAGCCGTAGGGCCTCGTCGCCGTCGAGCCTCGACAGGGCGGTGTCGCCGGCCAGCCCCAGCGCCGGCGCGGCCACCCGGTCGTCGTCGCCGGCGAGCCGTGCGGCGTCCTCGAACCGGCTCTGCGCCTCGCTGGCCAGGCCCCGGGCGAACGTCAGCTCGGCCAGCCGCAACGCCAGCTCGTGCGCCTCTACCTGCAGCTTCTCGACTCCCGTGGCCCAGCCGAGCGCGGCCCGGAGGTCGTCGGCGACGGCGTCGAACGACGGGCCGGCGTCGTCGTCGTCGAGGTCGAGGGAGCGGGCGGTCGCCAGGCACCACGCCAGGTGACGAGTGCGGACGTCGTCGCCCTCGCCGACCTCGTCGAGCCGCTCCTGGCCGTACTGCCGGATCGTCTCCAGCATCCGGTACCGGGTGACGCCCCGAGCCGGGTCGACACCCACGACGAGGAGGCTGTGATCAGCCAGCCGGGCCAGGGTCTCCGCCACACCGCCCGACCCAGGGTCAGCCACGCCCGACGACCCGAGGTCGGACCGACCGTCCGTCGCCGTCACCACGACCGTGGCGGCGTCGGCCGTGAAGGGCGCTGCGAGCACGGCCACCCGCCGGAGGACAGCCTGGTCGTCGGAGGTGAGCAGCTCGTAGCTCCAGTCGAGCATCGAGCGCAGCGACCGGTGGCGGTCGTCGAGCCGGGAGCCGCCGGTGAGGACGCCCAGCCGGTGGGCCAGCCCGGCCTCGAGCCCGCCCAGCCCCAGGGCGCTGACTCGAGCAGCCCCGAGCTCGATCGCCAGGGCCAGGCCGTCGAGGCTCTCGCAGACGGCCTCGACCCGGCGGCGGTCGTCGTCCGACGCCGGCACCCACCCGGCCAGGCCGGCACGGTCGAGGAACAGGGCCACGGCGTCGCCCCCGTCGTCGCCCGACCGGGACAGGCCGGCCACCGGGAACACCGACTCGTACGGCACCAGCAGCCGGGCCCGGCTCGTCGCCAGCACCACGACCTGCGGGCAGTCCGACAGCAGCCGCTCCACGAACCGGACGACGCCGTCGACCAGGTGCTCGCAGTTGTCCAGCACGAGCAGGGCCTCCGCGTCGCGCAGTCGGGCGGTGACAGTGTCGGTGAGCGACTGGCCCGGCAGCTCGCCGTAGCCGAGAGACGCCGCCACCGCCGCGCCGACCATGGCGGGGTCGGTCACGGGCACGAGGTCGACGTACCGGCTGCCGGCGGCGTAGCGGTCGGCGACGTCGGCGGCCACGGCCAGCGCCAGCCGGGTCTTGCCCACCCCACCGGGACCGACGGCGGTGACCAGGCGGTTCCGGGTGAGCGCCGCGGCCAGGTCGGCCCGCTCCGACGCCCGCCCCACGAACGACGTCAACGGCCGCGGCAGCACCGGAGCGACGGCGGCCGGGGTGACGGCGGGTGGCACAACGGAGTCACCGCCATCACTGCCCGCTTCGGCCCCGAGGCTCTCGGCGACGTCGACCAGGCCCCGGCGGTCGTCCACCATCAACTTGCGCAACAGCGACGACACGTGGCTCTCGACCGTCCGCACCGAGATGTACAGCCGGGCGGCGATCTCGGCGTTGGTCCGGTGCTCGCCGACCAGGGCCAGCACCTCGGCCTCCCGATCGGAGACCAAGGCATCACGGAGCACGGACGACGACTTCACGCCCTCAATCCTCGCAGCCCGGCGCCCAACCACCCACGGTGGCGGGCGCCGGGGCGTGCAGGGTCAGGGCAGGTTCTTCTCTGCCTGGTTCTCCCAGCTGGTGTTGGTGTTGATCTCCGGCGGGCTACCGACGTACGCCCCGCGGGCCGTCGCGTTGCCCTGCAGGGTGTACAGCAGCCAGGCGGTGAGGTAGCCGAGGTAACCCCCTCCGTTGCCCTGGATGTTGTTGTGACCGGCGCCCTTGAGCGACGCCTTGGCGGCCGGCCCGGGGAGCTGGTTGTAGTAGCCGGTCTGACCGGCGGCGCTGGCGATGAGCCAGTCGGTGCTGCCGGTCATGAGCAGGACGGGGTTGGTGAGCGCCCCCCAGTTGGTGACGTGCTCGGGGCTGACCCACGTCGGGTTCGGATAGTTGAAAGCCACCGTGCTCTTGATGAGGCCGCCCGACAGGACCGTGGCGTTGGTCGCACCGGACGCCCCCTGCGAGTGGCCGGCCGCGGCGACCTTCGTCGTGTCGAGCTTCCCGAAGAAGGTGCTCGACGCGCTGCTGTTCTGGTTCACCAGGTAGTTCGCCCCGGCGAGCACCTCGACGCCGCTGCCGGTCGCCGTGCTGGTGCTCGCCACCACGGCGAAGCCCCAGCTGGCGAGGTGCTGCAGCACGCCCGTGTAGTTGCTCGGCGTGGCACCGGTGCCGTTGCCCCAGGTCACGATCGGGTGGTCGACGCCACCCGCACCGAGGTTGGTCGGGTAGTACAGGACGTACGACCCGGCCGCGTCGCTGACGTTGGCCGTGCTGACGGCCCAGGTCCCGGCGACCTTGTACTGCGTCTCGATCGCCGAGGCCGCTCCAGCCGGTTGGGGCGCGAGGGCCCCCATCGACGTGATCAGGGCGGCCAAAGCCACCATGACCGCGACGTGCCGGCGCCAACCGGCGCTGCGCGCTGCCCGCATGTTGTTGTCTCCCAGATGTCCCCATGACGCCGCGGTGCGACGTCGGTTCCCCAATAGGTCCGCCCGCCGGACGACCAGTCCGCGCCGCCAGCAGAGCGGGCGTGACCTTACGCTGTATGGCTGCGGCTCGCCCGGGCGACTAGAACGGTTGCTCTAGTCACGGATCGGGAGGACTCGGATGCAGCAACTCACGTGTGTCGGGCCCGGGCGGGTCGAGTGGATCGACGTGCCCGAGCCGGAGATCGAGGGCCCCGACGAGGCGCTCGTCCGGCCGCTGGCGACCGCCCGCTGCGCCATCGATCCGATCCTGATGGCCGGCGGTCCTGTGGGCGCGGGCGGGGGCGGGGGCGGCGCTTCGGGTGGGTCCGGCGACGGCGGCGGGGGTGGGTTCGCCCTGGGTCACGAGGCGGTGGCGGAGGTCGTGGCCGTGGGGTCGGCGGTGACGGGGCTCTCGGTCGGGCAGGTGGTGGTGCCGGCGTTCCAGGTGAGCTGCGGTCGGTGCGGGCGGTGCGCCCGGGGGCAGACGGCGGTGTGCGAGAGCTACCCGGTGCTGTCCGACTACGGGATGCAGCCGCTGTCGGGGGTCGAGTACGGCGGGATGCTGTCAGACCTGGTGCGGGTGCCGCACGCCTCGGCGATGCTGCACGTGGCGCCGCCGGGTGTGCCGCCGGTCGAGCTGGCGGGCGTGGCCGACAACGTGGCCGACGGCTACCGGGCCGTGGCACCCCACGTGGCCGAGCTCCCGGGCGCCGACGTGTTGGTGGCGTGCCACGGCAACCACGGGATCGGGTTGTTCGCGGCGCAGGCGGCGGTGGCGCTGGGCGCCGGGCGGGTGACGTTCGCCTCCGACGACCCGGCGGCGCTGGCGCTGGCGGAGCGGGTGGGCGCGGCGCCGTTGCGGACCGCCTTCGGCCGGCGTGACGGCCGCTTCCCCATCGTCGTCGACTGCGGCCTGCGGGCGGAAGGGCTGCAGTACGCCGTGGCGTCGACCGAGCCGGAGGGCGTCTGCCACAGCGTGTCCGGCTACGTCGACACCCGAGGGCCCGAGTTCGCCCTGCCGTTCCTGAGGATGTACACGCTGGGGATCCGGTTCCTGATGGGCCGCGTGCACGCCACCGCCGTGATCCCCGAGGTGCTCGACCTGATCGCCGCCGGCCGCCTCCGCCCCTCCGAGGTGACCACACAGCTCGTCGCCTGGGACGACGCCGCCGCCCGCTACACCGACCCCACCATCAAGCTCGTCGTGGCCCGAGACGAGGCCCACAACCAAGTCGAGCCCCCCACGCCGTGAGCGTTACACTGTCCTGCTCCACGCTCCTCTAGCTCAATTGGCAGAGCAACGGACTCTTAATCCGCAGGTTCTGGGTTCGAGTCCCAGGGGGAGTACGACGAAGGTCCTGGTCAGCGCCCCTGACCGGGACCTTCTGCGTCATTCCCGGGAAGGTGTACCGGGAAGACCTTCGCGCTTTCCGGGAACGCCGGTACACCTCCCCGAGTGCCCCGTCTTGAATCGGCCTCCGTCGCGATATGCCAGCCGGCCGCCAACTGGGACCCGCTGGCGGCCGGCACTGAGCGTGGCGGTTCAGCCGGACATCGACCGACACACAGGGTGAGCGGGATCACCCTGATGGAGGATTGCTTCGGGCGTTGTGGGTGTGGTCGTAGCGTCGGGGGTCTGGTGGGTGGCCGAGGGCTTGCCGACGATCCCCGCCGGCGACGGCCGGTACGCGGCACCGACCGGTGAGAGCCGCATCACGTTCCTGCCATGACCGACGGTCTGCCTCAGTTCCAGGACTCGGGTCGGTGTAGGCGTCGGCGAAGGCCGTGATGCGCTCGACCGTAGGATCCCGGCGATGCCGCCATCCTCGGAGGAGACCCGCCGCAAGCTGATCGACGCTGCGGCTCGGGGCTTTGCCGACGAGGGGGTGTTCACGGCGTCGCTCCTCGACATCACCCGCCGGGCGGGCCAACGCAACCGGGGGGCGCTGCACTACCACTTCGGGTCGCGCGACGGGGTGCTGTGCGCCGTGCTGGACCGTCACGTCGACTTCCTCCGCCGGCGTGAGGGCGAGCTGCTGGGGGTGGCCCGCCGGTCGAGCGACGACGATGTGCGCTCGGTGGTGGAGGCCATCGTCCGCCCTGCGGTGGAGCTGGCCGAGACCGGATGGCGCGGGCGTTGCTTCCTCGTGATCCTGGCTCAGCTGGTGGAGGAGGACCAGGCCTCGCTGGCGCCCGAGGTGCAGGAGGTGCTGTCGCGCACCGGCGGTTACGAGGTCTACGCCCTGTTGGCCGAGCGCATGACGCCGGTGGCCGACGACGTCGCCACCGAACGCATCTCGCTCGTGACCACCTTCATCCTCCGCGCGGTGGCCGACCGGGCCCGCGCCCGCGAGCGCACCACCCGCGGCGGTCGACGCCAGCTCGACCTCGACGGCTTCACCGCCAACCTCGTCTCCCTCGTCACCGCCATGGCCACCGCCCCCGCGTGACGACGTCCGCCGTCGCGAGCGTTGACATAAGGACCCCTCTTTAGTTACGGTCACGCCAGGGGAACGGCGAGCGTAGGGGGACGGTCGTGCAGGCAGTTCGGGTCGTCCGTCACGGGCGACCGACCGAGGCCATCGAGCTGGGCGACGTCGAGGTGCCCGAGCCGGGGCCGGGCCAGGTGCGGGTGGCGGTCAGCGCCGCGTCGCTGAACTTCGGCGACATCGCGCGCTGCCGTGGCGGCGTGGCGGCGGTGATGGCCGAGCCCCCGTTCACGCTGGGCATGGACGTGGCCGGCACAGTCGACGCCGTAGGTGACGGCGCCGATGCCACCGTCGGTCAGCGGGTAGTTGGCATCGCCTCGCAATCGCTCGGCGGGATGGCCGAGTACGCGCTGTGCGGTGCCGTGTTCGAGGCGCCGCCGGAGCTCGACGACGTGCAGGCCGCGGCGTTCACCCTGCCGTTCCACCTCGGCTGGCTGGCCCTGCACGAGCGGGCCCGGCTGGAGGCCGGCGAGACCGTGCTGGTGCGGGCCGGGGCCAGCGCCGTCGGCACCGCCGCCATCCAGCTCGCCGTCGCTGCCAAGGCCCACGTGCTCGCCGTGGCCGGCGGGCCCGACAAGGCGAAGCTGTGCCTCGACCTCGGCGCCGAGCGGGCGATCGACCACACGGCCGACGACGTGTTCGACGTCGTGATGGACCACACCGACGGCCACGGAGCCGACGTCATCTACGACCCCATCGGGGGCGAGCAGACCGAGGCCATGTGGACGTGTGCGGCCCTTGGGGGGCGCTACCTGCCGGTGGGCTTCAACGACGATCCCGAGTCGGGGCTCACCGGCCGCCCGCTGCGCAAGGTGTCGATGGCGAACGTGTCGGTGGTCGGCGTGATCCTCGCCTACCTCGAGGCGCCGCTCGAGTTCCGGCGCTTCGGCATCAACCCGTTCCCGCCCGAGACCGGTCGGCGGGTCCATGCGGCCCTGCTCGAGCTGGTGGCCAGCGGGGCGATCCGCCCCACCATCGGCCGTCGCATCGGCCTGGCCGACGTGGCGTCAGCCCTCGAGGACCACGAGGCCCGGCGCACGTCGGGCCGCACGGTCGTCGACCTCTCACGCTCGTAGGACGCAGACATGGGTGCACTCGACGCCGACGCCGAGGCCCTCCTGGGCGAGGCGGTGGCAGCCACGGGCCTCGACGACCCCGGCCCCGGGGACTTCCGCGAGGGCCTGGAGACGTACGTGGCGTCGGTCGAGGAGGAGGCGCAGCTGACCGAGCTCGGTGGCCTCGCCATCCACTCGACGATCGTGGCCGCGCTGGCCAACCGGCTGCGTGTCGCCGACTGGGCTAAGTCGCACCCCGAGGTGGCCGATGAGCGGATCGAGGCGCCGGTGGTGGTGATCGGCATGTTCCGCGCCGGCACCACGTTCCTCAGCAACCTGCTCGACCGGGACCGGACGAACCGGCCGCTCCTGCGGTGGGAGGCGACCGACAGCGCGCCGCCCCCCTCCCCCGCCGACCACCGGGTCGGGCCCCGGGTCGACGAGGCGCGGGTCGCCGGCGAGATGCTGGAGGCGTTCAACCCTGCCGTGCGGGCGATCCACCACGAGGAGGCCGACGGCCCCACCGAGTGCATCGCGGTGATGAGCCAGG includes:
- a CDS encoding LuxR C-terminal-related transcriptional regulator, coding for MKSSSVLRDALVSDREAEVLALVGEHRTNAEIAARLYISVRTVESHVSSLLRKLMVDDRRGLVDVAESLGAEAGSDGGDSVVPPAVTPAAVAPVLPRPLTSFVGRASERADLAAALTRNRLVTAVGPGGVGKTRLALAVAADVADRYAAGSRYVDLVPVTDPAMVGAAVAASLGYGELPGQSLTDTVTARLRDAEALLVLDNCEHLVDGVVRFVERLLSDCPQVVVLATSRARLLVPYESVFPVAGLSRSGDDGGDAVALFLDRAGLAGWVPASDDDRRRVEAVCESLDGLALAIELGAARVSALGLGGLEAGLAHRLGVLTGGSRLDDRHRSLRSMLDWSYELLTSDDQAVLRRVAVLAAPFTADAATVVVTATDGRSDLGSSGVADPGSGGVAETLARLADHSLLVVGVDPARGVTRYRMLETIRQYGQERLDEVGEGDDVRTRHLAWCLATARSLDLDDDDAGPSFDAVADDLRAALGWATGVEKLQVEAHELALRLAELTFARGLASEAQSRFEDAARLAGDDDRVAAPALGLAGDTALSRLDGDEALRLFRAAADAARRADDHVAAALWLTRAAELLSRSPGLLSELPPTEEVAELLAQARTVAGNDPRVAAAVLTVEVGGCAPRSSSVAEGERALELAGQVDDQRMESAALDYLTVIHLAHGQVLEGAATTRRRLEYLAGQPARVDLAFELTDALHMATMTSIGAGDLATARRYAERRRDLLFHRGEDHLLVNWLMVRSALAGELDEVVKLAEQFRIGWERVGRRRLHGFAVAPAAAAMTFGLRGDDEARAEWLEVFTAMRSSAYSAYSGPETGYEPTFEAILRLHRGEVDAAVAVLEHGPESFDRSHTAVWRHWYAALWAESAVLAGLDDQDERLATARSITAGNPVAGVIVDRAELLRSVSGQGSESGEGSGDGLVPLAEAFASAGCVYQQARTLLLAGGPARAEGEALMTSTGAAPMATPA
- a CDS encoding alcohol dehydrogenase catalytic domain-containing protein, which codes for MQQLTCVGPGRVEWIDVPEPEIEGPDEALVRPLATARCAIDPILMAGGPVGAGGGGGGASGGSGDGGGGGFALGHEAVAEVVAVGSAVTGLSVGQVVVPAFQVSCGRCGRCARGQTAVCESYPVLSDYGMQPLSGVEYGGMLSDLVRVPHASAMLHVAPPGVPPVELAGVADNVADGYRAVAPHVAELPGADVLVACHGNHGIGLFAAQAAVALGAGRVTFASDDPAALALAERVGAAPLRTAFGRRDGRFPIVVDCGLRAEGLQYAVASTEPEGVCHSVSGYVDTRGPEFALPFLRMYTLGIRFLMGRVHATAVIPEVLDLIAAGRLRPSEVTTQLVAWDDAAARYTDPTIKLVVARDEAHNQVEPPTP
- a CDS encoding TetR/AcrR family transcriptional regulator, whose translation is MPPSSEETRRKLIDAAARGFADEGVFTASLLDITRRAGQRNRGALHYHFGSRDGVLCAVLDRHVDFLRRREGELLGVARRSSDDDVRSVVEAIVRPAVELAETGWRGRCFLVILAQLVEEDQASLAPEVQEVLSRTGGYEVYALLAERMTPVADDVATERISLVTTFILRAVADRARARERTTRGGRRQLDLDGFTANLVSLVTAMATAPA
- a CDS encoding NADPH:quinone oxidoreductase family protein: MQAVRVVRHGRPTEAIELGDVEVPEPGPGQVRVAVSAASLNFGDIARCRGGVAAVMAEPPFTLGMDVAGTVDAVGDGADATVGQRVVGIASQSLGGMAEYALCGAVFEAPPELDDVQAAAFTLPFHLGWLALHERARLEAGETVLVRAGASAVGTAAIQLAVAAKAHVLAVAGGPDKAKLCLDLGAERAIDHTADDVFDVVMDHTDGHGADVIYDPIGGEQTEAMWTCAALGGRYLPVGFNDDPESGLTGRPLRKVSMANVSVVGVILAYLEAPLEFRRFGINPFPPETGRRVHAALLELVASGAIRPTIGRRIGLADVASALEDHEARRTSGRTVVDLSRS